The following proteins come from a genomic window of Chryseobacterium glaciei:
- a CDS encoding Crp/Fnr family transcriptional regulator — MAFVLTGIFRSYYISDKGEEITYCITFPNNLVTAYSSFITGQGTAENIQAITSVELLIFPKNIIDDLALKNPNWVKFLKIVAEQLGVTQRHLRRIRKDFF, encoded by the coding sequence GTGGCTTTTGTTTTAACCGGTATTTTTCGTTCCTATTATATTTCAGACAAAGGAGAAGAAATTACGTATTGTATTACTTTCCCAAATAATTTAGTGACCGCTTATTCATCTTTTATTACAGGACAAGGTACAGCCGAGAACATCCAGGCAATTACTTCAGTTGAATTGTTGATCTTCCCGAAAAATATAATTGATGATTTGGCATTGAAGAATCCGAATTGGGTGAAATTCTTGAAAATAGTTGCCGAACAGTTAGGTGTTACACAAAGACATTTGAGAAGGATAAGAAAAGATTTTTTTTAA
- a CDS encoding LysE family translocator gives MIPLNDILIFALSALVLVISPGPNMIYLISRSIMQGRKAGLISLAGVVFGFMFHIVMVSFGLTAVLFAVPFAYTTLKSLGVIYLLYLAYQAIKPNSKNIFETKKNLPYDKPGKLFSTGFLTNVLNPKVAVFYLSFFPQFIKTEYGSIMTQSLQLGAVQVLVSFTINFIIVLTASRVALFFAKKPSWVKVQKWFMASVLTGLAIKMALSKAK, from the coding sequence ATGATCCCATTAAATGATATTTTGATTTTTGCACTATCTGCTTTGGTACTTGTTATCAGTCCGGGACCGAATATGATTTATTTGATTTCCCGTTCTATAATGCAAGGCAGAAAGGCTGGTCTAATTTCGCTAGCAGGCGTTGTTTTTGGTTTTATGTTTCATATTGTTATGGTTTCCTTTGGGCTTACTGCGGTGCTTTTTGCAGTACCATTTGCTTATACAACATTGAAATCATTAGGCGTTATTTATCTTTTGTACTTAGCTTACCAGGCAATAAAGCCAAACAGCAAAAATATTTTTGAAACAAAAAAAAACTTGCCTTATGACAAGCCTGGCAAACTATTCAGCACTGGATTTTTAACAAATGTGCTCAATCCGAAAGTTGCAGTATTTTATTTATCCTTTTTTCCACAATTCATAAAAACGGAATATGGTTCTATTATGACGCAGAGCTTACAACTTGGGGCCGTGCAAGTTTTAGTTAGTTTTACGATCAACTTTATTATTGTACTAACAGCCTCAAGAGTCGCACTGTTTTTTGCCAAAAAACCTTCTTGGGTAAAAGTGCAAAAATGGTTTATGGCAAGTGTTTTAACTGGACTTGCAATTAAAATGGCATTGTCAAAAGCTAAATAA